The nucleotide window AGACATCCGGACTCCTGACAAGTGTCAGGAAATACGCCAGGGCAAGAGTATCCGGCCTATTCAGAGTCTCGATACGCCCGTTCCAGGGTGACACGATTGCATCCGAAGCATCTTTGTCGGAGATTGACTTGACTAGCTCTGTTATTTGGCTGGTAAGTGATTTGAACTGATCATGGTTCAAAGACCCCTTGACGGCGGCAAGGGTAAATTGATACGCCTCGAAACATTCCAACGGTGCCCAAGGTTTCTGCAGCCGGTCCTTATGGTGACGCCGAATGGTCGCGGCGCCTGTATCGACCAGATTCATGATCGCAACTCCGAGATCATTGTCGGTGGATTGGACATTATTTTCCAACAGGTTTCGAGCGAGTCGCCACAGCCGCCATCGCCAATGCAGCTTTTGCTTCGATGACAATGTTGATGCCGCGGTCTGGATGACAGAGCTAAGAGATTCGTTCTTGTCCGCGAAGCTCAAATCACGGTATCTGAAGCCAGACTCTAGGATCACGAACTGGGCGTAGGCTCCGGGCGCGTCGGCAATCTTCCCATCCTCGCTCCTAATCTCCACCGCAGCTGCCTTGAGTTGCGCAGCGGCAAATGTGTGAGTGAGGGGACTCCGCATTACATCGCCATATGCATTGCAaacgtcatcatcctcccaaaCAATAAAAGACCCCAAGTTCTTATTTTGCGACCGTGCCTCTTCAACCTCGATGAGCTGCTCGTACCAAAACTCCATGAGGGTGGGCAAGTCTCGAGCGGCCACGAAACCACGTAGCAAAGGTATAACAATGCCGTTTTTAATGGTCTCATAGCTGCCGTCACTTTGGGGCGTACCGCTGCGCCAATGcaagaagatcttctccagcagagcCTTCAGCAATTTTGTCGAGTCACTGAGACCAGAGTTAGGGAGGAAGATATCAACACCGAGCTCAACAAGTAGCGATGTAAGATTCCATTCGATCTGCGACAAACCATCCTTGAGGAGTCCGGTGTAGGAAGCGTGGGTGAGCAACGTATGTAGAGACAACTGCACGTTACGGACAAGAACCACACGGAAGAGACGCTCCAAAATGCCGACGAACTCGGGAAGGTAGGTGGTTGTATTCTCAGATTTTACAATTGAGAAAGCCAGCTCTGCAATAGCAACAAACAGAGTCTCCAGCCACGGCGCCTCGTGTGTCTGTCTCCGGAAAGTGTCCCTTGGCACAGAACGAACCGCGATATCGAAAAACTCCGGGAGCAATTCTGCCGTCTTCCACATGATTTTCTTTTGTACAGCGGTGTCCTCTGCAGTCTCTGCCGGGCATTCTGGTTTGCAGAGGATAGGTCTAAGTGTATCAGAGATAGGTTTAACCGGACTCCAATCCGGTTCACTCGCTGAATAGTCAATACCCGCACCTCCTCGCTCGTAGAAGCCACCGCGTGTCGGTATGACCACATGCAGAGCAATCAAGCGCTCCACCCCATGCAGTACGTGAGCCCTCTCATCGGTGTCAAGTCGGATCGATCGAACAGAGACCTGAAGTCTGAGTGCGCTCTGGAAACAATGTTTTGCAAAGCACTCATTACTCAGTCCCTTATCTGAGTCATCACGGCGAGAGGACCTCAGTTCCCACAGCTCCAAGACCGCAGGAAACACGTAGAGGAGGTGCTGTAAGTCCGTCGTCTTGCGCGCATGGGAAAATTGCGTCGAAATCACGGCAGCCAGTCGGAAAGACTTTTGCAGCGTCACTGCGTTTGGCTCTGGCTCACCCTTCAAAGCGTGCTTCAAATGGGAGCTAGcgacctcatccaccccaagaGTCCGATTCGCCAGCATGATCAAGCTATACAGGCAATCCAGTGCGCGAATAAAAGCCAGGAAACACGAGATCGGCGTGCGCGGCTGGTCATCAACATCCATAGTGTCTGCTTCATCGTCGCCggccctttttctcttcgttCCCTTCTTATCGTAATCGCCATTGCGGTGCGGAGAATCGCTCAAGGTATGACTGGAATCCGAATCGGAGGGCAGTAAATCAGTCGTTCCCGTCTTCAGCGCTGCGAAtacatcctcctccaggtCGGCAATAGCTTGGTTGAAGATAGCGAGGAATTTCTGGTCCTTCAGAGTCGTCGCCAGGGTCTTTGGCGGGATTAGGTCGATCAACTGTCGGAGTAGGAGGAAAGAGGTAGAGTCGACGCGATAATTCTTGCCCGCCCGCAATTTCTTCAATAACCACCGGAGCACCCATTCCTCCTTCGGCGCGGCATTATTCTGAACATGAGGGGTTCGATTGATTTCAGGGTGACTCGCACATAGGGCAAGATCCAGGCCGATGATCTGAGCGGCTTCGTCAAGCTGTGCGGTCGGAGACGCGGTGCCTTTTTCGAGGCGGAGTAAAGCCTCCTGTGAGGAGCGCGGGCGCTGTATAGAGAGAAACAATCCCAGCAGGTTAGCCGAACACTCAAAGTTGCATACAACCGAAAACGCTGGAAAGATAGCGAGCCAACACATACCTCCGCGACTGAAGGCATCTCGGATGAGACGAGTCAGATCGTAAAGTACCGGTTTCCCCAAGATCCTCGATGCCACCGCGTCAGCACAAATCGAACATAGTCCGAGGGGAGTGGTTCGTCCTAGacgttttttttttttgggcTGCGGGGGACCAAGGAGGGATTCCTTAAAGTCGAAAAAGTTGAAGACTGACGCCAGAAAGCGGAGAGCGCTTTGCCTAGTTTTTCCGACCGCCTTTTAGCCCGGCAGAGCTCGAAACGTCGCACCCGATCAGTTTGTCCGCCCATCgactctccttctctttcttgcttCTCATTCCTTTGCTTGCAACTACCTTTTAACCCTCCCTTCTGTAGTCTGTTGCCGAAGGTCAGTCAGGTCCCTGTCGATCCAATTGACCCCCCATTTGAGTCTTCTTTGAATTAACTCTCGGACTTTCAGCTCTTATCGCCATGGCCGACTCCAACGAATCCCAGCCGGTCGCACCGGTCCCACGCTCCACCAAGCCCGTCAGCGAGGCCCTGCTGAACGAAAAGGTACTTTGCACCACCATCTGAAGTTCCCATCGATCACTTTGTTCCGTCTGGATGTTGGATGTTCTGTTGGCTGGGCCTGCCATGGAGCCGCCGGACCTCTCCGCCCTTGCCATCCGCAAATTGCAACTGCGGGACAGACGCACATATGTCATCGGGAAGTGTAGTCAGTAGTGCTCGGGCTAATACGGAACTTCTCAATGCACAGTGGGATcgcgccatctcctccctcatcatccgcTCTTCCCTCGGTCTCTCCTTCGGTGTTGTCTTCTCCGTGCTCCTCTTCAAGCGGAGAGCTTGGCCCGCGTGGGTTGGTCTCGGCTTCGGTGCCGGACGTGCTTGGGAGGAAGCTGATTGTACGTTCATGCAATTGCATTCAaccccttctcttccaatGCCGGAGGGAATTATTTAAGCTAACTTCTTACAGCCTCCTTCCGTCGGGGCGACTCTCCGGTCAGAGATGCCCTGCGTAGGTAGAGTAGCTCGGGCCTCCATTTCTGTATGATACCTGTATAGCTGGGAAGGAAAACGAGCTGCATCAAGAACATCTTTCGTCGTGTTTGAAATGGTCTCTCTAGACTTTTTCCTACTTTAGCATTCAATTCATCGTTGTGCTACCACTTCTGACTGTCTTTTAAGGCATCTGTAATGCTGCTTTGATAGTAGCTATTCGTTAGCATTCAGGCCCGTCATGCGACCACCTTATAAGACATTTGGGCTTAGTTCTCTCCAGGTTACTGCATTCGGTCTAGACCAGAGTCTCTCTTGCGATAAGTCTACGGATGTCTTGCCAATCAGTATAGAACGAATGGAAATAATAGAGGAATAAGGGCTCATAGAGCTTGGGGAGGAGATTGGTCCGTGCGTTTGCGACTCTAGACAAACCTAGGTAATGGCTGAGGAATATATACAATAATAGAGAGGACGGAAAGACTTTTGTATCCTCTATCATCCAACATCTATGAGCAAGGGGTATCATGAACAAGCATCGGTCATCCGAGTGAGAACTTGATCGCAGGAAAAGCAAGGGAAGGGCATAAGGGTGGAAAGATGGCGGAGTCGCATTGCATCCCAATGCAAATAAAAGGTGGGGTACTACAGCATAGAGTTCGAATGAGCGACAAAGTTATCCATCACGGGCATCTGTGACGTGCTGTGACCTGTAGCATCCATGGAGAAACCTGGTAGGTTCATGTGGTCCCAGTTGCCCTCGGGCATGGCGGGCTCAAGAGGCAGTCCGTTGTGTCCACTGTGGGTAAGACAGCCAACACAGGTACAGTCACTTCCGCACTGGCAGCTTCCAGTTGTATCGGAGCAAGCGCTAGGTAGCCCCACTGGGTACTCGAGAGTATAGTACTCTGACGGTACCATCAGTTGCTGTCCTAGATAATCCGCAGGCGGAGATGAATAGCCATTATTTACGTGACCTGAGTCCGCACTCTGTTGGGCATATGGGTGCATTGCGACGGGGTGAAAGTTGTCGCCCAGAGGATTACCGAAGTTGGCGAAGGAATACTGTAATGATGAGAAGTCCGGGGGTTGGCTCTGCGAAGGGGAGCCTCTATGGCTGTTCAGCCTGTTGGGGCTctgttcatcatcattgaaggCCACCAGGAGGCCCATCTGTTGGACATGCTGTCTAGTAGTGTTGTTGAAGGGGTGAGATGCGCAACCCAGACATTGACAACCATCGCCACAGCTACAATCATGGGAGGCTTCGCCAGCAGGATTTGCTGGATCTGCAATAGCATTCTGCGTGTCCTCCGACGTCGGCTGAGAAACCTGATTGTTGAAGATCTCATAGTTGTTGAACGCATGCGGATGCTGAAAGTCTGGTGGTCTAGAATGAAAACCCGCGGCAGGTCCGGCCATTGGGAGATAACCGGACTCGGATATGGGCAATGCGAAAGGCGGCATGTACTGGCTCTGCTTCGCTGCTTGGAAATCTTGCCACGTCGAAACCTGGGGAATAGAGTTCGGTGTGTATCTTGCATTATCACTGTCGAAGGCTGGAGGTTGGAAGTGATCATAACCGCTGGGAGTGctgtcctccttctcgacatCTTGTGCCGCCGAATCGGACTTCCTACAACAGGAACGTTGGACTGCAGGAGCTGGAACATCCGGGATTATAATCGGTGAGGGCTGAGACTTGCGAGAGCAACAGCTGCCGCCCTGCGGCGCCTTCTCTTCGCTGGCGCACTCGAAGGTCTTGTGCGAGGGGCTTGGTTCTTGCTTGATGATATCATATGAACTGCACAAATGCTGTTCCTGAGCCGAATAAGGAGACGGTCGGCCCAAATTTCCATGTTCCAATTGCTGGCTTCCGAATTCTGGTATGGAGTTCAAGGCTTTGGTAAGGTTCTCCGGGGCCGTCTTGATCTGTCGTTTGATGGGTTTCTGGATTTTGTTGGGAGCAGCAATCGGCATCGGAGGAGCAGAAATGGGAGTGGTTGAAGCAGATTCCGCCGCATCGGCAGGCACTTGGTACACTGGTCTACACAAGCAAGTCGAGCCTACATGACACAGTCAAAGTCAGTCACCAAAGATGCGACTATGACACTGTAGGATAGACGATAGGTTATATCAGTCGCATATACCCACCTTTAGGAATGCGAATCATGAACGCATATAGCTTCTGGCAGCTGCAAGTTCCCTTCGGATGAGGGCATCTAGCAAGCGGTCGTCCGGCCTTTGGgaccttcatcatcatcctgtcGAAGTGCTGACATTTTGAGGACCGATGGCCACGGATACATGGCTCACTAGTGGAAGCGCATCTGATTAGCAGAGAGCCTATTCACCGGCGGAGAGCCATACCATGACCACTTGgccccttcttcatcgagaGGCATGATAACGAGCCCAGAACAGCATCAGCCGAGAGTGTGCTGAATAGTGAATCCAAGGGAGGGCCTGAGCTTTCAGGTGAGATATAAGTGTGCGAATTGGCCTTACCCCGCCCGTAGGTCTGATCGTACCACGGCCGCAACCAGGCTTTCGTAAGGACTCAGTTGATcacaagagaaaaagaaaagaaaagaaataagcaGGGTGTTAGAGACAGGCAATAGCGATGCACGTCTACCGAGAAAACAAGTTGTTGTTCCCCTCGAAGCGAAGGCGGACCAGGCCAGGATGCACCACAAGTGGAATGACAAAGAGAGGCTGGAACGGGTTGGACAAGCGACGGATTCGAACGAGCGCAAAGGTTACCCGGTGGGATGGATTCCAGAGGCGGGGAAGAGACGAAGGACAACCCGGCGAGGCCGAGGGATTGCAGCTCGGAATGAGGAAGAATGCTGCAGTATGTAATTACCACCCCGCAGGAAGTTGAATAATTAGTATTGCTGAGAGAATGCCGTGGGTGGTCAAaccgagagagagagaaaggtggtggaggtctCCGTTGCCGTCCGAACGGCGGAGCAAAACTTAACGATAAGCCGATAAGAGAAATTCAAATCCAATCCAACGCATGACAGCCCGTTGGAaacctcaggcagtataaCCAATATCTTTGCCTGAGGCACACAAAAGGGTGCTTCTGCGCGGGCTTGGCGGCCGGAGATTATCAGCCGGCGAATAACAAGATCAACTGAACTCAACTAAGTAAATAGTTGGGCGAGAAACGGTTCTGTTCCTCTGTTCATCAGACAAACCTACATCGACCTCGGGTCTTCTAGCTGGCCTTGTCGCCAATTCCCCGGCATCCATCAAACTGACATTGCAGTTCTACCGAGTCTCTTTAATACCACAGTTGCGcaatcccctccctccatccatccaatgaCCCCCGAACACCGTGATGTCCCCGGCCAGACACCGGACAATGTGAGCACGGTGTCGCGCGCTCgagacttcttctccgttcCGGCACCAATCAAGCGCATCTTCGACCGTTTCCCCCTCGTCACCTACCCCTCCAATGATCTCCCGCACAGCGCATGGTCCGACAAACGTGGCAATCGACTGTATGTTTTCACCGATGCCGCAAGTGCCAGGCATGGCAGACCGTCGTTCAACCCGCAGTGTCTCAAGTGGCAGGTACGTAGTAGGAAATGCAGCATTGCGCCAGTTCCAAAGTACATCGCTGACCTGAAACCTCTCTCCGTGCCTTTAGGCATACTTAAGATTCGTTGGGATCGACGTCGACGTGATTCCTTCCAACAACCATGCATCTCCCTCTGGCGCCCTTCCTTTCCTAATCCCCGCCCaccccatcaacaacaacgccCCTATTCCTTCCAGCAAGCTCCAAAAATGGGCCATCGAGCAAGTCCACTGCGAAGAGGAGCAGCAGTTGGATCTGCGTTTCGAGGTATATGCGTCGTTGCTGGACCACCGGATACGAAATGCTTGGGTGCGTTACGGTCCCCCCACCCTCCGGAATCCATTATCGATGGATGAGTGTTGACTGACTTAATTGGCGCCGGAGCAGCTATATACCTTATACCTGGATCCCGAGGAATTCGAGGCCGTTGCTCGACCTTTATACGTGGACCCGTCTAGTACGAATTCCGCCGTGCGGACCGCTCTCGCGCTGCAGCTCCAGCAAGCTGCCCGGACAGAGATCCTAAAAACATCATCTTATATCGATGTGGGCGCCTTGGAGGCCGAGGCTAACGACGCATTCGAGGCGCTGTCTACGTTACTGGGCGATAACCTGCACTTCTTTGACCGACCGAATCCGGGTCTGTTCGATGCTAGTGTTTTCGCATACACGCACCTGAtcttggaggagaagctAGGGTGGCAACGGAACCGGCTGGGACAATTGCTGCGCCAACACGAGAACCTTGTACAACATCGTGACAGACTCCTCAAATTCTTCTAGACGGATGGATTTGTGAAAGAATCCTCTAATTTTACTGTACAATAACAACTTATATGTGTCAATGCTACCCAACTAGAATCGGAACAAGCCTCCGCCTTGAAGGAAATCCGTCACAGTCTTATACCCCGATCAACCCGTTTGGACAAGATCCGGTCAAGCAATATCAATACTGTAGGAAACAGACTGGCAAGTCTTTGTCTATGTCCCTTCCAGTGGCTGGACCGGTAAACTActaatagtactagtaaggAGGTAAGCTTCTACGCTAGCCAATGTCAATTTCCGCGTATCGGAGACCGATCCGGGACATACAGGCATTACGTCGGCTTGACCCTCACACACCGACCCGCTCGGCATTGACGGAGGCAGTGATGGGATGGAACCTTTACAAATTGAATGCGCGAACCCGCTTGGGTCTTCTCCGTATTTGGATGGCTCTATTGGCGTCATCGAGACACAGATACCATAAATTGGCCGACACGACCCGGGCATCATGCATTACTGGCAGAGCTTGTCTCCCCATCCGCATACGCTTTGGAAGTTGTGGTCAGTTCTCCCTGCCCATATATTGGGGCAATGAACTCCTGGCTCTCACTTCTCTCATAGTCTCTCTGAATCTCCGTCTTCTTTGTGATTCCACCTATAGTCCAACTGTGGCGGTGCAACTCGAAGTTCGATGCATAACTTTGCTGTGTCTTCGTTGACCGGCTCGTGGGAAATTGGGGGCCAAGCTTGAAAAGTTTTcgcagagaaggaagagaccCTGACATTAGGCCGAGGTTGAATTCAATCTCCATCCAAATGAGGGACGTGGAGGCTGAGTCTGGGAAAAGTCAGTAACCTATCTTCTGCCCACTTAAAGGAGACTATACAGGTGAAATTGGTTGTATCATTGGCAAACTTTAGCGTTGAGAAACGCACGAGGGCAGCAACACATGCAGTAAAACCTGCACAATAATAAGTTATTGGACTTTTGAATTCTTTCAAAAACTCACCAATGCAGAGTAGCCCCAGCACAAGTATTCGTCTCCTTGTCGGCATCTGCAACTGCCAGATAGGCCGTATCGGAAGTACTAGGATCGATACATCTAGCACGAACATGATGACACCTTGCATCATAAGAATTGCGTACGAGGTCTCAGTGGGATAGCAGCTCGAGTTGGTGATAGTCTTGTCGTAGGCCGCTTGGACAGGGCGACATTGAAAGACCAGCGCGAGGGTCCCCGAAAGGGTGAAGGCCGCGATGATACCAAGAAGGGCTTTCCCGGCAATGTGGACGAAGCGAGTCGGAAACAGACGCATTATAAATATGAGCAGGCTCGTTTTCACAGTTGCTGCAATGACTAGGTAGGCGCATTGTGAGGCATATTCGAGCTGCAAAGATCAGTTTGGTTGAAAGCTTTGGGCCTCAAGGTACGAACCGTGAGGAAGACAACCAGATGGTCTTCAGGAACATATTTTAATGGCCGACCCAATCCATAGTACGTTATGATATACGCCAAGGCAGAGAACAGATCCACTCCGATCTAGTCAGTCAGTTATCAGGCGCAGGGAAAATTCCCGGCTGCGTAACTCACAAGAGCAACGAGCACCAACCAGTCATCAAGCCCGAAATTGTTCAGAACGAACTTGCGCATATACAGCTACAACAGCTCAGTCATTGTGGCCTCCATATGGCTTGCAGGAGTATCAAGAAAACATACTCGAAGCACACACACCAAGGTTGTCGGAACCGCCAGCACTAACACAATGATCCGCACCGCGATGGTCATGGACGATGTGCCAACATCGTCCTGTTGCTCGATAGACCCACCCATCCTAACCGGCTCTCACGCACCAAAGCAGAGGTGGTCATCAGGATGGATCGAGAAGAGAGAGCAGAAGCGGGGGGAATACCATCATTTCTAAAGTATTTGTCTGGGGTGCTGTGGACCACGAAGGAATGCAAGTCAATGATGCCAATGCTCTTAACGTACAAATGAAACAGGGATATGGGATTCTCAGGCTCCAAATTCGAGGCTTGTCAAACATTAACAGGGGTCTGAATCCTGGTCGCAGGATCGCTCAAGACGCCGGCGCAGATAGCGTCTAGTCGGTTCCGAGCCGATATCCACCATCCGGATCACGGAATTGGGGGTAgaagccttcttctcggtcttccttgcctttattttctttttcacttcCTCAAATTTGGCTTGTGGCAACTACCTGCATGTATAGCTCGTGCATAGATCACACAATGGCTGCGGTAGTCACGGAGATCGTCGCCAACGCCTGCCATCtagagatggagaaggtcaCGCATATAGAGACCCTCTTATCGCGATTTGACAGCCTGTCAGCTGCAGAGCAAGACCAGGAACGAGCCTCTTACGTTGCCGCCGTCTTCCCCCTGTTCTTTGGCGCAGCTGCCGTCGTGCACGGGTCCAATGGCTATGA belongs to Aspergillus luchuensis IFO 4308 DNA, chromosome 3, nearly complete sequence and includes:
- the MIC10 gene encoding MICOS complex subunit MIC10 (BUSCO:EOG09265PQX;~COG:S;~EggNog:ENOG410PQM9;~InterPro:IPR007512;~PFAM:PF04418;~TransMembrane:1 (o36-55i);~go_component: GO:0005743 - mitochondrial inner membrane [Evidence IEA];~go_component: GO:0061617 - MICOS complex [Evidence IEA]), coding for MADSNESQPVAPVPRSTKPVSEALLNEKWDRAISSLIIRSSLGLSFGVVFSVLLFKRRAWPAWVGLGFGAGRAWEEADSSFRRGDSPVRDALRR
- a CDS encoding ribosome biogenesis protein URB2 (COG:S;~EggNog:ENOG410PRR1;~InterPro:IPR018849;~PFAM:PF10441), producing the protein MPSVAERPRSSQEALLRLEKGTASPTAQLDEAAQIIGLDLALCASHPEINRTPHVQNNAAPKEEWVLRWLLKKLRAGKNYRVDSTSFLLLRQLIDLIPPKTLATTLKDQKFLAIFNQAIADLEEDVFAALKTGTTDLLPSDSDSSHTLSDSPHRNGDYDKKGTKRKRAGDDEADTMDVDDQPRTPISCFLAFIRALDCLYSLIMLANRTLGVDEVASSHLKHALKGEPEPNAVTLQKSFRLAAVISTQFSHARKTTDLQHLLYVFPAVLELWELRSSRRDDSDKGLSNECFAKHCFQSALRLQVSVRSIRLDTDERAHVLHGVERLIALHVVIPTRGGFYERGGAGIDYSASEPDWSPVKPISDTLRPILCKPECPAETAEDTAVQKKIMWKTAELLPEFFDIAVRSVPRDTFRRQTHEAPWLETLFVAIAELAFSIVKSENTTTYLPEFVGILERLFRVVLVRNVQLSLHTLLTHASYTGLLKDGLSQIEWNLTSLLVELGVDIFLPNSGLSDSTKLLKALLEKIFLHWRSGTPQSDGSYETIKNGIVIPLLRGFVAARDLPTLMEFWYEQLIEVEEARSQNKNLGSFIVWEDDDVCNAYGDVMRSPLTHTFAAAQLKAAAVEIRSEDGKIADAPGAYAQFVILESGFRYRDLSFADKNESLSSVIQTAASTLSSKQKLHWRWRLWRLARNLLENNVQSTDNDLGVAIMNLVDTGAATIRRHHKDRLQKPWAPLECFEAYQFTLAAVKGSLNHDQFKSLTSQITELVKSISDKDASDAIVSPWNGRIETLNRPDTLALAYFLTLVRSPDVWDRVEPETRRSLFGHILSLATSQYKSSPSALETVSPELRYLQAWAGVVCHEYLLNAPAIASDLISVLSSRVKEDITNRKLYVESLQRIPAPLVVRRQRAILLDLLQEVIVQEDSTPEVTVGMLSLMAKLADMPKSAAAVTSNWEPVWTIAKAVTLQGSEVDLQIMKAFRNLHRAVIAKLLVLSDEERHKLFKKMYRKVSSKASKLQTLDRDSMDCFYLRISLSQLWHHRKQLVNVFEETDLAACRRKVFDLVVVEVKSVKDQCKKQQLEETITLIKIIDALEDFEDLATDHAEVEKFLSKIESYVEKSVDSGSSLRRLIRRRVLAGRGSEKSITQPVVQCAEALPLQHMYSEEQRFFIRSTSGRFQSMSVEELTRVIQDVRELGFVGENAEYHLLIAGLAIASLPPIEDKESLTAQELSLVCTAVTESLPRNKSIEQFTLATECLDILLRNYTRCITQWNVDNILGTIAVCASKSGPCIDPEYAGTVYIRLCRLMGVLLGLHRQKLGGRFHLILPVVERLLDCLFARSKKRSRSMLHEKKLGQQPYWLAPLQASHAVHFTRLLTSLCDPTVSAVSRPTQSAGGYEGLTDQTKKAKRIAGQYLQYLIMEYTQSSLRGTLAPEVKAAIVPGLYAVLDVMSRETMRAMNAGLDVSGRAVFKALYDDYVKFGKWNKG
- a CDS encoding putative mitochondrial outer membrane protein (Sam35) (COG:S;~EggNog:ENOG410PNDK;~InterPro:IPR012336,IPR033468,IPR021211;~PFAM:PF10568,PF17171,PF17172;~antiSMASH:Cluster_3.2) codes for the protein MTPEHRDVPGQTPDNVSTVSRARDFFSVPAPIKRIFDRFPLVTYPSNDLPHSAWSDKRGNRLYVFTDAASARHGRPSFNPQCLKWQAYLRFVGIDVDVIPSNNHASPSGALPFLIPAHPINNNAPIPSSKLQKWAIEQVHCEEEQQLDLRFEVYASLLDHRIRNAWLYTLYLDPEEFEAVARPLYVDPSSTNSAVRTALALQLQQAARTEILKTSSYIDVGALEAEANDAFEALSTLLGDNLHFFDRPNPGLFDASVFAYTHLILEEKLGWQRNRLGQLLRQHENLVQHRDRLLKFF
- a CDS encoding uncharacterized protein (COG:S;~EggNog:ENOG410PX69;~TransMembrane:7 (o18-41i53-78o98-122i134-152o177-201i213-233o253-272i);~antiSMASH:Cluster_3.2) — encoded protein: MGGSIEQQDDVGTSSMTIAVRIIVLVLAVPTTLVCVLRLYMRKFVLNNFGLDDWLVLVALIGVDLFSALAYIITYYGLGRPLKYVPEDHLVVFLTLEYASQCAYLVIAATVKTSLLIFIMRLFPTRFVHIAGKALLGIIAAFTLSGTLALVFQCRPVQAAYDKTITNSSCYPTETSYAILMMQGVIMFVLDVSILVLPIRPIWQLQMPTRRRILVLGLLCIGFTACVAALVRFSTLKFANDTTNFTYSASTSLIWMEIEFNLGLMSGSLPSLRKLFKLGPQFPTSRSTKTQQSYASNFELHRHSWTIGGITKKTEIQRDYERSESQEFIAPIYGQGELTTTSKAYADGETSSASNA
- the mac1 gene encoding putative copper-activated transcription factor GRISEA (COG:S;~EggNog:ENOG410PS90;~InterPro:IPR036395,IPR001083;~antiSMASH:Cluster_3.2;~go_component: GO:0005634 - nucleus [Evidence IEA];~go_function: GO:0003677 - DNA binding [Evidence IEA];~go_function: GO:0003700 - DNA-binding transcription factor activity [Evidence IEA];~go_function: GO:0005507 - copper ion binding [Evidence IEA];~go_process: GO:0006355 - regulation of transcription, DNA-templated [Evidence IEA]), which codes for MPLDEEGAKWSCEPCIRGHRSSKCQHFDRMMMKVPKAGRPLARCPHPKGTCSCQKLYAFMIRIPKGSTCLCRPVYQVPADAAESASTTPISAPPMPIAAPNKIQKPIKRQIKTAPENLTKALNSIPEFGSQQLEHGNLGRPSPYSAQEQHLCSSYDIIKQEPSPSHKTFECASEEKAPQGGSCCSRKSQPSPIIIPDVPAPAVQRSCCRKSDSAAQDVEKEDSTPSGYDHFQPPAFDSDNARYTPNSIPQVSTWQDFQAAKQSQYMPPFALPISESGYLPMAGPAAGFHSRPPDFQHPHAFNNYEIFNNQVSQPTSEDTQNAIADPANPAGEASHDCSCGDGCQCLGCASHPFNNTTRQHVQQMGLLVAFNDDEQSPNRLNSHRGSPSQSQPPDFSSLQYSFANFGNPLGDNFHPVAMHPYAQQSADSGHVNNGYSSPPADYLGQQLMVPSEYYTLEYPVGLPSACSDTTGSCQCGSDCTCVGCLTHSGHNGLPLEPAMPEGNWDHMNLPGFSMDATGHSTSQMPVMDNFVAHSNSML